From Butyricimonas paravirosa, one genomic window encodes:
- the rpsH gene encoding 30S ribosomal protein S8, translated as MTDPIADFLTRIRNAVKAGHKVVDIPGSKMKREMTKILKEKGYILNYKFEQDGVRSNIKIALKYHPETKAPAIRTLTRVSKPGLRRYTNVEDMPRVLNGLGIAILSTSLGVMSDKEARQKNVGGEVLCYVY; from the coding sequence ATGACAGATCCAATAGCAGATTTCCTGACTCGTATTAGGAACGCAGTAAAAGCAGGTCATAAAGTTGTGGATATCCCCGGGTCAAAAATGAAACGGGAAATGACCAAAATCTTAAAAGAAAAAGGATATATCCTGAATTATAAATTCGAGCAAGATGGTGTTAGAAGCAACATTAAAATTGCTTTGAAATATCATCCTGAAACGAAGGCTCCCGCCATTAGGACATTGACACGTGTTTCAAAACCGGGTCTGAGACGTTACACGAACGTAGAGGATATGCCTCGCGTGTTAAACGGATTAGGTATCGCGATTTTGTCAACGTCATTAGGCGTAATGTCTGATAAAGAAGCTCGCCAAAAGAATGTTGGTGGAGAAGTATTGTGTTATGTTTATTAA
- the rpsN gene encoding 30S ribosomal protein S14, translating into MAKESMKAREVKRAKLVEKYAAKRAKLKEEGDYIGLSLLPKNSSRVRLHNRCKLTGRPRGYMRQFGISRIQFREMASAGLIPGVKKASW; encoded by the coding sequence ATGGCAAAAGAATCAATGAAGGCCCGTGAGGTAAAGCGTGCAAAATTGGTAGAAAAGTACGCCGCGAAACGAGCTAAATTAAAAGAGGAAGGAGACTATATTGGATTAAGCCTTCTGCCTAAGAATTCAAGTCGCGTTCGTTTGCACAACAGATGCAAATTGACGGGAAGACCGAGAGGGTACATGAGACAATTTGGTATAAGCAGAATTCAATTCCGCGAAATGGCATCTGCCGGACTTATACCTGGAGTTAAAAAGGCTAGTTGGTAA
- the rplE gene encoding 50S ribosomal protein L5 → MKYVPNYKTKYNEEIVPTLMKEFGYKSVMQAPRLEKIVINQGVGSSIQDKKILEFSMNEIATITGQKPVACKSTKDVSNFKLRKGMPIGVRVTLRKERMYEFLERLIVSALPRIRDFKGINNKLDGRGNYTLGIEEQIIFPEIVLDSVHKIMGMNVTFVTSANTDEEAFALLREFGLPFKKN, encoded by the coding sequence ATGAAATACGTACCAAATTACAAAACAAAGTATAACGAAGAAATTGTACCGACTTTGATGAAGGAGTTCGGATACAAGTCAGTTATGCAGGCACCCAGATTGGAGAAGATAGTAATCAATCAGGGCGTGGGATCATCCATCCAGGATAAGAAAATCCTTGAGTTTTCAATGAACGAGATTGCAACCATTACCGGTCAAAAGCCTGTTGCTTGTAAATCTACCAAGGACGTTTCTAACTTTAAATTACGTAAAGGAATGCCGATTGGCGTTAGAGTAACCTTGCGTAAAGAACGTATGTATGAATTTTTAGAAAGACTTATTGTTTCCGCGCTTCCGCGTATCCGCGACTTCAAAGGAATCAACAATAAGCTTGATGGAAGAGGAAATTACACATTAGGAATAGAAGAGCAGATCATTTTCCCGGAAATCGTGTTGGACAGTGTTCACAAGATCATGGGTATGAATGTAACGTTTGTAACTTCGGCTAATACCGACGAAGAGGCTTTTGCTCTTCTAAGAGAATTTGGATTACCATTTAAAAAGAACTAA
- the rplX gene encoding 50S ribosomal protein L24 translates to MSKKFHIKKGDLVQVNAGEDRGKQGKVLEMIPDKQRAIVEGINLVSKHTKPNATHPQGGIIKKEAPIHISNLNVVDPVTGKPTKVGRRRNAEGKLVRYAKKSGQELK, encoded by the coding sequence GGTGACTTAGTTCAGGTAAATGCAGGAGAAGACAGAGGAAAGCAGGGAAAAGTACTTGAAATGATTCCGGACAAGCAAAGAGCTATTGTTGAGGGTATCAACCTGGTAAGCAAACATACCAAACCCAACGCAACTCACCCGCAAGGAGGAATTATCAAGAAGGAAGCTCCTATTCACATTTCCAACTTGAACGTGGTTGATCCGGTTACGGGAAAACCGACAAAGGTAGGACGTAGACGGAATGCCGAAGGAAAATTAGTAAGATACGCTAAGAAATCCGGACAGGAATTGAAATAG